The following are encoded together in the Daucus carota subsp. sativus chromosome 5, DH1 v3.0, whole genome shotgun sequence genome:
- the LOC108221596 gene encoding uncharacterized protein LOC108221596 translates to MMPGDGRTYLSSDSVCKASIKNDDDDILDPSKFLNKLKFSGIPNHDIRFKEGLPIMLLRNLNQSEGICNGTRLIVTCLGKWSIRADIISGTNISKNVTIPRIIMAPNESRLPFKLNRRQLPVSPCFAMTINKSQGQTLKHVGLYLPNQAFTHGQVYVALSRASSREGLVVVNADQEMKEHTLIKNIVYREVFSNIIGK, encoded by the coding sequence ATGATGCCAGGAGATGGGAGGACATACCTAAGCTCCGACAGTGTATGTAAGGCAAGCATTAAAAATGACGATGATGACATCTTGGACCCATCAAAGTTTCTGAATAAGTTGAAATTTAGCGGCATCCCAAATCATGATATCCGATTTAAAGAAGGATTGCCCATCATGCTCCTTAGAAATCTTAACCAATCTGAGGGTATTTGTAATGGCACGCGGTTGATTGTCACCTGCTTAGGTAAATGGTCAATTCGAGCTGACATCATATCTGGaacaaatataagtaaaaatgttACTATACCTAGGATAATAATGGCGCCAAATGAGTCACGGTTGCCGTTTAAACTCAATAGGCGACAACTGCCAGTGTCGCCATGTTTCGCCATGACAATAAATAAAAGTCAGGGCCAGACTTTGAAACATGTTGGCCTTTATTTGCCAAATCAGGCATTCACTCATGGCCAAGTATATGTGGCATTGTCAAGGGCCAGCAGCCGAGAGGGACTGGTGGTTGTTAACGCTGATCAGGAGATGAAGGAACACACACTTATCAAGAACATTGTTTACAGAGAGGTTTTCAGCAACATAATTGGTAAATGA